A segment of the Streptomyces sp. NBC_00376 genome:
CGGGCCAGGTCGCGCATGACCCCGAGCACTTCGCCGACGAGTTCGGGATCGAGGGCGGAGGTGGGTTCGTCGAAGAGCATGAGGGCGGGTTCCATGGCCAGCGCGCGGGCGATCGCCACACGCTGCTGCTGCCCGCCGGACAGCTGCCCCGGGTAGTGGTCCGCCCGGTCCGAGAGACCGACGTCGGCCAGCAGCCCGCGGGCCTGCTTCTCGGCCTGCGCACGGGGCCGTCCCTTGACGACGACCGGACCCTCCATCACGTTCTGCACCGCGGTGCGGTGCGGGAACAGGTGGAACCGCTGGAACACCATGCCGATCCGTTCGCGCTGGCGCCGCACGTCCCGGGCGCGCCGCTCGCGCAGCACCCGGCCGGACGGGCCGTGCTGTTCGTAGCCGACCAGCTCACCGTCCATCCACACCCGCCCCGCGTCGATCCGCTCGAGGTGGTTGAAGCAGCGCAGCAGCGTGGACTTCCCGGACCCGGAGGGGCCGATGACACAGAGCACCTCACCGCTGCGGACATCGAGGTCGATGCCCCTCAGCACCTCGGTGTCACCGAACCTCTTGCGGACCCCGCGGGCCTTGAGGATCACGTCGTTCATGCCGTTGCCCCCTTCTTGGTGCCTCCGGGCAGGAGATTGGCCAGGATCCTGCTCCGCAGCACGGGAGCGGTACCGGGGCTGTAGCGCCGCTCGACGGCGTGCTGACCGATGCTGGCGATCGTGGTGAGCACGAGGTACCAGATCGAGGCCACCAGGAGCAGGGCGACCACTTCGAAGTTGGCGAGGTAGAGGTGCTGGGAGACGGTCATCAGATCGGCACCGGCGATGACCGAGACCAGCGAGGTCGTCTTGAGCATGGAGATGAACTGGTTGCCGAACGGCGGGATGATGACCCGCATCGCCTGCGGAAGGATGATCCGGGACAGGATCCGGCGGTTCGACATCCCGATGGAGGCGCCCGCCTCGCGCTGGCCGGGATCCACGCTCTGGATGCCGGCCCGCACGATCTCGGCCATGTAGGCGCCCTCGTTGATGGAGAGTCCGAGGAGCGCGGCCACGAAGCCGGTGATCACCTGGTTGGACTGCCAGCTGATGAGTTTGGGGCCGTCGAACGGGATTCCGACGCTGATCACGGGGAACAGCAGGGCCAGGTTGAACCAGAAGATGAGCTGGACCAGCAGCGGGGTGCCCCGGAAGAACCAGGTGTACGCACCGGCGGTGAGCCGCAGGACCGGACTGTCGGACAGCTGCATCACCGCGACGACGACCCCGATGGCGATGCCGAGCACCATCGAGACGAGGGTGAGCTGAACGGTCACCCCGAGGCCCTTGAGGATCACGCCGTCGAACTGGTACTCGGCGACGATGTCCCAGTGCAGATTGGGATTGACGATGACGGTGTAGGCGAGCCACACCGCGAACAGGGCGGCGGCGAGGACCGCGAGCCAGCGCCCGGGACGCGGGCGTCCGGTCACCTGGAGGGAGAGGTCGTCCTCGTGGGGCATCCGGTCGGCGGGGCCTGCATCCGGCACCCCGCCGCGGGCGGGCCCGGGTGTTTTCTGGGGGTTCATGTCCGTTCTCACTGCCCGTCGTTGACGGTGGCCTCGGGCACGGCGCTGTCGCCGACTCCCCAGGTGTCGAGGATCTTCTTGTAGTCGCCGTTGTCGATGAGCTCCTGCAGGGCCCTGTGGACGGCGTCGCGCAGTCCGCCCTGGCTCTTCGCGGACGCGATGCCCCAGGGAGCGGTGCCGTACTGCTCCGGCAGGACCTCGTACGAACTGCTCTTCTTCGTGAACATCTTGGCGACGGGATAGTCGACGATGGTCGCGACCGCGCGTCCGCTGTCCAGCTGCAGCAGCCCGGTCGGTGCGTCCTCGCTCTGGGAGATCCGCATCTTCTCCTGGCACTTGGCGTTCTGTTCCTCGCCGATGTGGAGGTTTGAGCTGCCCTTGGCGAGGACGACGGTCTTTCCGCAGAGGTCCGCGAGGGACTTGATGCCCTGCGGGTTGCCCTGCTTCGTCATGATGACGCCGCCGGTGCGGAAGTAGTCGACGAAGTCGACCGCCCGGCGCCGCTGCGCACTGTCGGTCATGGACGACATCACCAGGTCGAACCGTCCCGACTCCAGGCCGGGGATCAGTCCGTCGAAGGCGGCATTGGTGAGTTCGAGCTTCAGCTTGAGCCGCTCGGCAAGGGCCTTGGCCAGATCGGGGTCGACGCCGGTGAGCCGGGTGGTGCCGGGCTCGTACATCTCCATCGGCGGGTACCCGACCGCGGTGGCCACCCGGAGCACACCCTTTTCCCGGTACTGGGCGGGCAGCAACTCGGCCGCGGTCCGGCCGGAGGCGGCCTTCGACGCGGCTTCGGACGGGGCTTCGCCCTGACCGGAACGCCCGCAGGCGGTGGCCGCGAGAGCCACCACGGCCAGGGCTGCCAGACAGCGCAGAGAACGGGGACGATTCATCGGATTCTCCCTCAAGGGGTGGCGGTGCGCCGATGCTGGCAGCCGCGCCCCGGTGAACGGAAGATGATGAAGCCATTCATGCCTGACCATCGAAATCCGTACGGGTCCGGTGGATCGCGGCGACCTGACCGGACGTCCGTGACCCCTGTGACGGTCCGGGGGATTAGGTTGTCGGAGAAAGGTTTTCGGGCAGCCGGACTCGTGATGGGGGCGAAGCATGACCATGCAAAAGGGAGCCAATGTTCCGGTGGCGGCTCAGGCCGTGCGGGTCGAACTGGGATGGCGCACCTCCCCGGGGACACCGGACGTGGACGGCTCGGCACTCCTTCTCATGCCGTCGGGAAAGGTGCGCGGCGACGCCGACTTCGTCTTCTACAACCAGCCCTCCCACGCGTCCGGCGCGGTGCGCCACGAGGGCAAGCGGACCGCCGGTGACGGGACGACGGACAGCCTCGCGGTCGACCTGGCACGCGTCGAGCCGGCCATCGACCGGGTGGTCCTGGCGGCCTCCGCGGACGGCGGCACGTTCGGCCGGGTGGCCGGGCTGTACGTACGGATCACGGACGCGGCGAGCGGCAGGGAGATCGCGCGCTTCGACAGCGCGGACGCGACGATCGAGACCGCGTTCATCCTCGGGGAGCTCTACCGGCGCCAGGGCGCCTGGAAGTTCCGCGCCGTCGGCCAGGGGTACGACACCGGCCTCGAAGGGCTCGCGACCGACTTCGGGATCTCCGTCGACGAACCGCAGCGGCCCCAGCCGGCTCAGCCCAATCGCCGGCCCCGCACACCCCAACAGCCGCAGAGCGCAACGCGGTTCGACCACCGGCCGTCGGCTCCGCCCGCGCCGCCGATGGCGCCGCCGGCGCCTGCCGCACCCCCTGCCCCCGCGCCCGTCCGCCTGTCCAAGGTGACGCTCACCAAGGAAGCGCCGGTGGTCTCCCTCGCCAAACAGGGCGGCACTTCGGGTGCGCTTCGCGTCAATCTCAACTGGGAAGTGCGCAAACAGTTCAAGGGCTGGGGAAGCAAGTTCGGCAGAGCGGTCGCCAACCACTCGGACCTCGACCTCGATCTCTGCGCCCTCTACGAACTGACCGACGGCCGCAAGGGAGTCGTGCAGGCGCTGGGAAACGCGTTCGGCGCCCTCCAGCACCCTCCCTACATCCATCTCGACGGAGACGACCGCACCGGCGCCGTCTCCACCGGCGAGAACCTCACCGTCAACCTCGACCACAAGAACAAGCTCCGGCGCGTCCTGATCTTCGTCACCATCTACGAAGGCGCCCGGAGCTTCGCCGACCTCCACGCGACCGTCACGCTCCAGCCCCAGAACGGCGCCCCGATCGACTTCTCGCTCGACGAATGCACCGTCCCGTCCACGGTCTGTGCCCTGGCGCTCCTGACCAACAACGGGGGAGACCTCACGGTGCAGCGCGAGGCCCGCTACCTCGTCCCCGAGCGCGGAGTCAGCCCGCAGCGCACCATCGACTACGCCTACGGGTGGGGCATGAACTGGACACCCGGCCGTAAATAACCCCCCGGCGGTCCGGCCGGCCCTGCGGCCATCGGCCCACCGCCGGCTCGGCTCACCGGTCCGGCGCGGCCTCGGGGCGGGCGTACGTACGCCCCTTCCAGGCCGCGCCGCGGCCCCGGTAGTGCTGCACCGCCGAATCGACCGTCATCAGCAGATAGAGCACGGCGGTGAACGGCAGCAACGGAGCCGACCACAGCGACTGCCGGTAGTAACGCAGCATCGGCAGATACGTCGCGGTCATCACCGCCCACGCCAGTCCGCCCGTCCACGCCGCCACCGGGTCACCGGTCAGCAGCCCGGCGACGAGCGCGGCCGGCGGGACGAGATAGACCAGCGCGAGCCCCAGCACCGTCCCCAGCAGCAGCGGCGGACTGTGCCGCAACTGGGCGTATGCGCTCCGCGACACCATCCGCCACAGATCCGCCAGCCGCGGGTACGGCCGCACGCTGTCCACCCGCTCCGCGAGCCCCAGCCAGATCCGCCCGCCGCTGCGCTGCACCACCCGCGCCAGCGACACGTCGTCGATCACCGCCTGCCGGATCGACTCCGGCACCCGGGCCCGCTGTGCCGCCCCGGTCCGCAGCAGCACGCAGCCACCGGCCGCAGCAGCCGTCCGGGCACCCGCCCGGTTCACCCACCGGAACGGATAGAGCTGCGAGAAGAAGTACACGAAGGCCGGCACCACCAGCCGCTCCCAGAGACTCGACACCCGCAGCCGGGCCATCTGCGAGACCAGGTCGAAGCCGCCCGATCCGGCGGCTGCGACCAGCTCCCGCAGACTGTCCGGCTCGTGCGCGATGTCTGCGTCGGTGAGCAGCAGATACTCCGGCTCCCTGGTCCGGGCCAGCGAGATCCCGTGCCGCACCGCCCAGAGCTTGCCCGTCCAGCCCGGCTCGGGCTCACCCGGCGAGACGACCGTCACCGGCAGCCCCCCGTACCGTACGGACAGCGCGCGGGCGACGTCCCCGGTCCCGTCCTTGCTGCAGTCGTCGACGAGAAAGATCTCCGCCCGCCCCGGATAGTCCTGCGCCAGCAGCGACGGCAGGCTCACCGGCAGCATGTCGGCCTCGTCACGCGCGGGCACCACGATCGCGACGGACGGCCATCCGGCAGGGGGCTCCCGGCGGGGCAGCCGCTGGTCGGTCCGCCAGAAGAACCCTTGTCCCAGCAGCAGCCACACCCATGCGGCCAGCGAACCCACGGCGATCCAGGCAACGGCGCTCATCCGCCGCAGTCTGCCCCACCGGGACGGAACCGCAAGGGCGGTCGACTATGGTGACCGGGTGAAGATCGCGCTCATGGACTCAGGAATCGGCCTGCTCGCGGCAGCCGCCGCGGTACGCCGGCTGAGGCCGGACGCCGATCTGGTGCTCTCCTCCGACCCCGACGGCATGCCCTGGGGACCGCGTACGCCCGAGTACGTGAGCGCCCAAGCACTCGACGTGGCCCGCGCGGCCGCCGCCCACCGGCCGGACGCACTGATCGTCGCCTGCAACACGGCCTCCGTGCACGCCCTCCCGGCGCTCCGCGCCGAGCTCGAACCCACGCTGCCGGTCATCGGCACCGTCCCCGCCATCAAGCCGTCCGTGGCCGGTGGCGGCCCCGTCGCGATCTGGGCCACGCCCGCCACCACCGGCAGCCCGTACCAGCGCGGACTCATCGCCGAATTCGCGCGCTCCGTCGACGTCACCGAGGTGCCCTGCCCGGGTCTCGCCGACGCCGTGCAGTACGCGGACGAGACGGCGATCGACCTGGCGATCGCCGCGGCCGCCGCCCGCACCCCGCGCGATGTCCGGGCCGTGGTCCTGGGCTGCACCCACTACGAACTGGTCGCCGAACGCATTCGCGACGCGGTGCGGCAACCCGGTCTGCCGCCGGTCGCGCTGTACGGTTCCGCGGGCGCCGTCGCCGCCCAGGCACTGCGCCGGATCGGTGCCGAACCCGCTCCGTCGGCCGAACCGTCCACCTCTCTCGCGGTCCTTCTCAGCGGCCGCCCCGCCGACCTGCCGAAAGCCGCTCTGGCCTACGCCGAGGGGCGGCTGCTGGGAGCCGTCAGCCCGGCCCGCTGACCCGGCGGGGCCCGTTCGTCCCATCCCCGGCGTGCGGAATCCTGAGTACGCTGCTTGACATGAGGGACCACTCCCGAAAACCCCGGCACGACGGAGCCGACGCCTGCTCCGCCGTCTGGACCGGCAGGGCCACCAACCGGGCCCAGTGGGTACTCGCGGCCGCCGGCGCCGCCTGCCTGGCGCTCGGCGTCCAGCTGGCCGTCACCTCCAACTGGGCCTCCGGGATCGCCCCGCTGCTGATGTCCGTGATCGGCTGTGTCGCCGCCGGGCTGCTCATGCTGTTCGGCACCCTCGCGTTCGTGAACGTGGCCGTGAGGGTCGACGGGGACGCCCTGGAGGTGCGCTGCGGCCACATGGGCCTGCCGCGCCGCCGGATTCTGCTCACCCAGGTGGTGGGCGCGGAATTCGCTCCCGAGGTCACCCCGCGCCAATGGGGCGGCTGGGGCTACCGCTGGCGACCCGAGCAGGGTACGGCCGTGGTGGTCCGCAGGGGCGAGGGCCTGGTGCTCCGGCTCGGCGACGGCAGGACGTTCACCATCACGGTCGACGACGCGGAGGCGGGCGTCCGGTTCATCCGCGAGCGCCTGCAGCTGCCGGCGACCGGAGCGACGGCCGGTACCTGACCCCCGAGGGCCGCCCCGCTCGGACGGCTGCGGACCGGATCTGTGCGGGAAAGCGCCGGAACGATCCGGTACGAAGGGTTCCACCACACGGGCGGGGCTGCCGGACGCACAGCCGGCCACCGTAGACTCCGCCGGGTGAGCGCCACCACCACCGAAGTCGAGGCCGCGCAGCCGGTCTCATCCCCCGTGTCCCGGAAGCGACGCTTCCTGCGGCCCCCGGCCGCCGTGATCGCGGGCGTACTGCTGTATCTGAGCTTCCCGCCGCGCCCCCTGTGGTGGCTGGTCCTGCCCGGTTTCGCCCTGCTCGGCTGGGTGCTGCACCGACGACTGCTCCGGGCCGGCTTCGGACTCGGTCTGCTCGCCGGACTGGGCTTCATGCTGCCGCTGCTGCACTGGACCGGCGAGGAGGTCGGTCCGGTGCCGTGGCTGGCGCTCTCCGCCGCCGAGGCGCTGTTCATCGCGGTCGGCTGCATCGGGATCGCCGCCGTCAGCCGGCTCGCCTGGTGGCCGGTGTGGGCCGCCGCGGTCTGGGTGCTCGACGAGGCGGTCCGGGCCCGGGTGCCGTTCGGCGGCTTCCCGTGGGGGAAGATCGCCTTCGGCCAGGCGGACGGCGTGTTCCTGCCGCTCGCGGCCCTGGGAGGCACACCGCTGCTCTCCTTCGCGGTGGTGCTGTGCGGCTTCGGTCTCTGCGAAGCGGTACGCCAGATCCGCGCCCACCGCCGTACGGGCACGCTGTCCAGGGCGGCCGTCGCCGCCGCGGCCGCGACCGTCCTGGTACCCGTCGCCGGCGCCTTCGCCGCGCTGCCCCTCGTCGACGACTCGGCCGAGGACGGCACCGCGACCGTCGCCGCGATCCAGGGCAACGTGCCCCGGCTCGGACTCGACTTCAACTCCCAGCGCCGCGCCGTCCTGGACAACCATGTGCGCCGCACCGAACAGCTTGCCCGGGAGGTGAAGGAGGGCAAGGTCCCGCAGCCCGACTTCGTCCTGTGGCCGGAGAACTCCTCCGACCTCGACCCGTACCGGAACGCCGACGCCAGGATCCTGATCGACGACGCGGTGAAGGCGATCGGCGTGCCCACCGTGGTCGGCGCGGTGGTCGAGCCCGACAGCGGGAACCTGCGCAACACCCTCATCCAGTGGGATCCGGAGAAGGGCCCCGTCGAAACCTACGACAAGCGCCACATCCAGCCGTTCGGCGAGTACATGCCGATGCGCTCCATCGCCCGGATCTTCAGCTCCGACGTGGACCGGGTGACGCGTGACTTCGGGCCCGGGAAGAAGGTCGGGGTCTTCGACCTGGCGGGCGCGAACGTGGGGCTCGTGACCTGCTACGAGGCCGCGTTCGACGACGCCGTACGGGACACCGTCACGCACGGCGGCCAGCTGATCGCCGTACCCAGCAACAACGCCACCTTCGGCCGCAGCGAGATGACCTATCAGCAACTGGCCATGTCCAGGGTGCGGGCGGTCGAGCACAGCAGGTCCGTCGTCGTCCCCGTCACCAGCGGGGTCAGCGCCGTGATCCGCCCGGACGGGACGGTCGTCCAGAAGACGAAGCTGTTCACCCCGGACGCGCTCGTGGACGAGGTGCCGCTGAGGTCCTCGCTGACGCCCGCGACCCGGATGGGCACGCTCCCCGAAGCGGTGCTGGTGCTGATCGCCGTGGCCGGGCTCGGCCTGGTCAGCGTCCGTGCGGTACGGAGCCGGCGCAGCCGCTGATCCACCGGTGCGCCACGTAGGGGCTGTCCTGTGATTCCTGGTGGATCACGGACAGCCTTTAGGGTCGGACCCATGACAACTCCTGATTTCATCCGCGAGATCCGCGCCACCGCAGGTCAGCAACTGCTCCTGCTGCCCGGCGTCACCGCCATCGTGTTCGACGACGAGGGAAGAGTGCTCCTGGGACGCCGTTCCGACACCGGCAAATGGTCGGTCATCGGCGGCATCTGCGAGCCGGGCGAGCAGCCGGCGGCGACGGCGGAGCGCGAGGTGTACGAAGAGACCAACGTGCGCTGCGTCGCGGAGCGGGTCGTGCTCACCCAGGCCCTGGAGCCCGTGCAGTACGCGAACGGCGACCGCTGCCAGTACCTCGACGTCACCTTCCGCTGCCGGGCGACCGGCGGTGAGGCACGCGTCAACGACGACGAGTCGCTGGAGGTGGGTTGGTTCCCGGTGGACGCGCTGCCGCCGCTGAACGAGTTCGGGCTCTTCAGGATCAAGCAGTCGATGACCGACGGACCCACCTGGTTCGAACCCACCGCCGGGCAGTGAACACCGTCGCCCGCAGGGCGGCCCGGTCTCCCGGGCCGCCCTGCGGACGACGTTCGCGACCACGCACTCAGACGGTACGGGCGTCGGCCTTCGGCGCCCCGGCGGCGTCCGGGGCGGCCGCGGCCCCGTCGATGTCCGTGAGGTCCCGGTGCCGGGTCTCCTTGGCGCACCCGACCGCGAGCAGGGTGATGAGCGCGGCGGCGATGACGTACAGCGAGATGGGTACCGAGCTGTCGAAGTCCGCGAGCAGCGCGGTGGCGATGAGCGGCGCCGGGGCACCGGCCGCGACCGACGAGAACTGCGCCCCGATCGAAGCGCCCGAGTACCGCATCCGGGTCGCGAACATCTCCGAGAAGAAGGCGGCCTGCGGTGCGTACATCGCACCGTGGAAGAACAGCCCGACGGTGACGGCGAGCAGCAGACTTCCGAAGTTCCGGGTGTCGATAAGCGCGAAGAACGGGAACGTCCACAGCCCGACACCGACCGCGCCGACCAGATACACCGGCTTGCGCCCGACCCGGTCCGAAAGCGCGCCCCACATCGGAATGACCGCGAAGTGGACGGCCGAGGCGATGAGCACCGCGTTGAGCGCGGTCTGCTTGCTCAGATCCGCCGCCGTGGTCGCGTAGACGAGCACGAACGCCGTGATCACGTAGTAGCTGATGTTCTCCGCCATCCTGGCGCCCATGGCGATCAGCACATCGCGCCAGTGGTGCCGCAGCACGGCGACGAGCGGCATCTTCTCGGCCGTCCCGGCACTCGACCTGCGCTCCTCGGCCTGCGCCAGCGCGGCCTTGAAGACCGGCGATTCATCGACGGAGAGCCGGATCCACAGGCCGATGAGCACCAGGACACCGGAGAGCAGGAAGGGGATTCGCCAGCCCCACGACCCGAAGGCGGATTCCGACATCAGCGCGGTGAGCGCGGACAGCACCCCGGTGGCGAGCAGCTGCCCGGCCGGTGCGCCCGTCTGCGGCCAGGAGGCCCAGAAGCCGCGCCGTTCGGCGTCCCCGTGCTCCGACACCAGCAGCACGGCCCCGCCCCATTCGCCCCCGAGCGCGAAGCCCTGCACCAGCCGCAGGATCGTGAGGAGTACGGGGGCGGCGGCCCCGACCGTGGCATGCGTCGGCAGCAGCCCGATCGCGAACGTCGCCCCGCCCATCATCAGCAGGCTGAGCACCAGCAGCTTCTTGCGGCCGAGCCGGTCGCCGTAGTGGCCGAACACCAGGGCACCCAGCGGCCGGGCGGCGAAGCCGACCGCGTAGGTGAGGAAGGACAGGAGCGTTCCGACGAGCGGGTCGGACTCCGGGAAGAACAGCTTGTTGAAGACCAGCGCGGCGGCTGACCCGTAGAGGAAGAAGTCGTACCACTCGATGGTGGTCCCGACGAGGCTTGCGGCGACGATGCGCTTGAGGTTCGACGGGGCTGGCGGAGAGGTTGCTGGGGCGGCCATGGGAACCACTTCCGGACGGTTGGCGGGGACGTGCGTGCGTCGCCATACCGTAGGAAGGGGCAGTTCAGGGGCGTATGTGGCGGGACACCATAGTTCTCGGGCCGGGTGTGCGCGGGGCCACCATGACAGGCACGTCGAGACTGCTTCGAGGACCGTATTGAAGGCCGGCAGGCCCCCGCACCGTGAGACCCGTACACAGGCGGCCGGATGAACCCGGTTGGCGTGCCCGGACGGAGGTTCCGTCCGGGCACCCGGTCCGTAGCGATCAGTGACGCAGGTTGAGACGGTGCACGCCCCCGTCGACGGTGCCGACGTAGAGCGCGCGGGCATCGGGGCTCGCGGCCAGTTTGGTGGTGTCGGTGTTCTGCAGGCCGGTTGAGATGTTGTGCCAGCTCAGACCGTGGTCGGTACTGCGAAGTACGCCGCGGCCGCCTTGCAGGAGGCCGCTGGCTCCGGACCTGGTGGTGGCCGCGTAGAGCGTGTCCTTCACCCGGAGCAGGTCGGAGACATGGATCGCCAGAGCGCCAGTGTCCGCGGTGCGGAAGGTCCGGCCGGCGTCGGTGCTGACGCGGACGCTCTCGCCGCCGATCACCAGGCGCCGCCCGTCGAGGTCGATCGCGGTCACCGGGCCGTCGGTGACTTTGGTGACGGTCACCCCACCGTCGTCGGACCGGTAGAGACCGGCGGCGTTGCCGAGCCACAGGCGCAGCGGATTTGCGGGGTCGCCCGCGATGGTGTCGAAGGAGCGCTCGTGGTAAAGGTTCTTCCACGTCGCGCCGCCGTCACTGGTGGCGAACAGCCCCTGGCCCAAAAGGCTTCGGAAGCTGACCATGACCCGGTTCGGGTCGGCGGGGTGGACCAGGAGCGCCGTCGGCACCTCCGCCGAACTGCCCCTCTTCTCCCAGGTGGTGCCGCCGTCGCCGCTGCGCTCGACGGTGAATGAGCCGAACGCGGTGCGCCGCACCTTCCAGATCACCTTCGGATCCTTGGCCGACACGGCAAGTTGCGGGACAGTCACGCCCCTCATGCCCTCGCCGCCCGACCGGCCCCATTCCGGGCTCGCGACGGGAAGGGCGGTGCGGTAGACCGAGCTGTCGGTGGCGGCGAGCAGGTGGCCGTCACTGACAGCGAGATCGTTGATCGTCAGTCCCTGGACACCGATCCGCCGATATCCGGT
Coding sequences within it:
- a CDS encoding TerD family protein, with amino-acid sequence MTMQKGANVPVAAQAVRVELGWRTSPGTPDVDGSALLLMPSGKVRGDADFVFYNQPSHASGAVRHEGKRTAGDGTTDSLAVDLARVEPAIDRVVLAASADGGTFGRVAGLYVRITDAASGREIARFDSADATIETAFILGELYRRQGAWKFRAVGQGYDTGLEGLATDFGISVDEPQRPQPAQPNRRPRTPQQPQSATRFDHRPSAPPAPPMAPPAPAAPPAPAPVRLSKVTLTKEAPVVSLAKQGGTSGALRVNLNWEVRKQFKGWGSKFGRAVANHSDLDLDLCALYELTDGRKGVVQALGNAFGALQHPPYIHLDGDDRTGAVSTGENLTVNLDHKNKLRRVLIFVTIYEGARSFADLHATVTLQPQNGAPIDFSLDECTVPSTVCALALLTNNGGDLTVQREARYLVPERGVSPQRTIDYAYGWGMNWTPGRK
- a CDS encoding MFS transporter, with the protein product MAAPATSPPAPSNLKRIVAASLVGTTIEWYDFFLYGSAAALVFNKLFFPESDPLVGTLLSFLTYAVGFAARPLGALVFGHYGDRLGRKKLLVLSLLMMGGATFAIGLLPTHATVGAAAPVLLTILRLVQGFALGGEWGGAVLLVSEHGDAERRGFWASWPQTGAPAGQLLATGVLSALTALMSESAFGSWGWRIPFLLSGVLVLIGLWIRLSVDESPVFKAALAQAEERRSSAGTAEKMPLVAVLRHHWRDVLIAMGARMAENISYYVITAFVLVYATTAADLSKQTALNAVLIASAVHFAVIPMWGALSDRVGRKPVYLVGAVGVGLWTFPFFALIDTRNFGSLLLAVTVGLFFHGAMYAPQAAFFSEMFATRMRYSGASIGAQFSSVAAGAPAPLIATALLADFDSSVPISLYVIAAALITLLAVGCAKETRHRDLTDIDGAAAAPDAAGAPKADARTV
- a CDS encoding glutamate racemase, producing the protein MKIALMDSGIGLLAAAAAVRRLRPDADLVLSSDPDGMPWGPRTPEYVSAQALDVARAAAAHRPDALIVACNTASVHALPALRAELEPTLPVIGTVPAIKPSVAGGGPVAIWATPATTGSPYQRGLIAEFARSVDVTEVPCPGLADAVQYADETAIDLAIAAAAARTPRDVRAVVLGCTHYELVAERIRDAVRQPGLPPVALYGSAGAVAAQALRRIGAEPAPSAEPSTSLAVLLSGRPADLPKAALAYAEGRLLGAVSPAR
- a CDS encoding ABC transporter substrate-binding protein gives rise to the protein MNRPRSLRCLAALAVVALAATACGRSGQGEAPSEAASKAASGRTAAELLPAQYREKGVLRVATAVGYPPMEMYEPGTTRLTGVDPDLAKALAERLKLKLELTNAAFDGLIPGLESGRFDLVMSSMTDSAQRRRAVDFVDYFRTGGVIMTKQGNPQGIKSLADLCGKTVVLAKGSSNLHIGEEQNAKCQEKMRISQSEDAPTGLLQLDSGRAVATIVDYPVAKMFTKKSSSYEVLPEQYGTAPWGIASAKSQGGLRDAVHRALQELIDNGDYKKILDTWGVGDSAVPEATVNDGQ
- a CDS encoding amino acid ABC transporter permease, producing the protein MNPQKTPGPARGGVPDAGPADRMPHEDDLSLQVTGRPRPGRWLAVLAAALFAVWLAYTVIVNPNLHWDIVAEYQFDGVILKGLGVTVQLTLVSMVLGIAIGVVVAVMQLSDSPVLRLTAGAYTWFFRGTPLLVQLIFWFNLALLFPVISVGIPFDGPKLISWQSNQVITGFVAALLGLSINEGAYMAEIVRAGIQSVDPGQREAGASIGMSNRRILSRIILPQAMRVIIPPFGNQFISMLKTTSLVSVIAGADLMTVSQHLYLANFEVVALLLVASIWYLVLTTIASIGQHAVERRYSPGTAPVLRSRILANLLPGGTKKGATA
- a CDS encoding NUDIX hydrolase; the protein is MTTPDFIREIRATAGQQLLLLPGVTAIVFDDEGRVLLGRRSDTGKWSVIGGICEPGEQPAATAEREVYEETNVRCVAERVVLTQALEPVQYANGDRCQYLDVTFRCRATGGEARVNDDESLEVGWFPVDALPPLNEFGLFRIKQSMTDGPTWFEPTAGQ
- the lnt gene encoding apolipoprotein N-acyltransferase, with the protein product MSATTTEVEAAQPVSSPVSRKRRFLRPPAAVIAGVLLYLSFPPRPLWWLVLPGFALLGWVLHRRLLRAGFGLGLLAGLGFMLPLLHWTGEEVGPVPWLALSAAEALFIAVGCIGIAAVSRLAWWPVWAAAVWVLDEAVRARVPFGGFPWGKIAFGQADGVFLPLAALGGTPLLSFAVVLCGFGLCEAVRQIRAHRRTGTLSRAAVAAAAATVLVPVAGAFAALPLVDDSAEDGTATVAAIQGNVPRLGLDFNSQRRAVLDNHVRRTEQLAREVKEGKVPQPDFVLWPENSSDLDPYRNADARILIDDAVKAIGVPTVVGAVVEPDSGNLRNTLIQWDPEKGPVETYDKRHIQPFGEYMPMRSIARIFSSDVDRVTRDFGPGKKVGVFDLAGANVGLVTCYEAAFDDAVRDTVTHGGQLIAVPSNNATFGRSEMTYQQLAMSRVRAVEHSRSVVVPVTSGVSAVIRPDGTVVQKTKLFTPDALVDEVPLRSSLTPATRMGTLPEAVLVLIAVAGLGLVSVRAVRSRRSR
- a CDS encoding amino acid ABC transporter ATP-binding protein yields the protein MNDVILKARGVRKRFGDTEVLRGIDLDVRSGEVLCVIGPSGSGKSTLLRCFNHLERIDAGRVWMDGELVGYEQHGPSGRVLRERRARDVRRQRERIGMVFQRFHLFPHRTAVQNVMEGPVVVKGRPRAQAEKQARGLLADVGLSDRADHYPGQLSGGQQQRVAIARALAMEPALMLFDEPTSALDPELVGEVLGVMRDLARSGMTMVVVTHEMGFAREVADRVLFMDRGAVVEAGSPDLLFTDPQHERTRAFLSTVL
- a CDS encoding glycosyltransferase, with protein sequence MSAVAWIAVGSLAAWVWLLLGQGFFWRTDQRLPRREPPAGWPSVAIVVPARDEADMLPVSLPSLLAQDYPGRAEIFLVDDCSKDGTGDVARALSVRYGGLPVTVVSPGEPEPGWTGKLWAVRHGISLARTREPEYLLLTDADIAHEPDSLRELVAAAGSGGFDLVSQMARLRVSSLWERLVVPAFVYFFSQLYPFRWVNRAGARTAAAAGGCVLLRTGAAQRARVPESIRQAVIDDVSLARVVQRSGGRIWLGLAERVDSVRPYPRLADLWRMVSRSAYAQLRHSPPLLLGTVLGLALVYLVPPAALVAGLLTGDPVAAWTGGLAWAVMTATYLPMLRYYRQSLWSAPLLPFTAVLYLLMTVDSAVQHYRGRGAAWKGRTYARPEAAPDR